The Ovis canadensis isolate MfBH-ARS-UI-01 breed Bighorn chromosome 13, ARS-UI_OviCan_v2, whole genome shotgun sequence genome includes a region encoding these proteins:
- the ZNF438 gene encoding zinc finger protein 438 isoform X2: MLESPGKTTCTGEPNIPPGAIHSGKGLQNKSQFRTIAPKIAPQVVAPRVLPSTVPSLSDQANPGPSLGSKPLGMPPPNYALMQLAGQEGTFSLIALPHMASAQPIQKPRLPLPENLKLPIPRYQPPRPGKGVSKKPGLGSSSERGCSKPAQTQAVPTPPEHPEPPHKPNPPKPAPDQAPATLTNRSGHRDPRPPGTSNHGGWTPPATPALATPEEPSAEQGPPKSSGRAKVPGKKTPRKPAVASEKPQEPVDATKAILSSPGVIGNAVQVPSSVPRGKLPILPYSRVKTTQVCRSGAAVNTAHVPFLGLRTAGDQTPSIPEGFSAAPQAVGDRGPAPPAPGQSPGDSAFCPATKPDLNHKTKLNGETVKRRGRKRKGPDELLTFQGKRWKCVLSCKDSKERVKSDPQESRDQKPEAVKKYRSIMPKPVLVLPALASPPATLQPLPPGSLGHVSFDHSLAPKHLDWKEDGQPPKLDSAFRNGFSGLRKTWHRCHVCDHPFPSKQHLREHTSAPPDSRPYSCRLCRKVYKRRGSLSAHVRLHHGDSRPRKLVCCEFCAKVFGHVRVYFGHLKEVHGVAISTEPSPCEPQPGDLPRTPCEVEGLVEREIKSSLEEDLMNQNDEARFQIRCGRCQITAQSLAEIKFHLLSVHGEEIQGQLPEERSPSPRSRAAQGELTKQAAPFWKRPERRKLLRHHPSAGEFCAVPRLKRQLYLYHQNDMETLTKQEQAQPGPSEPRGDPQGPRCPGPQAALPLLHSGFNCVLCVQILGSKEELLLHWERQHKCEDPPKLWTIFSTLSNQGVVQLSSKTGK; encoded by the exons GCGAACCAAATATCCCTCCTGGGGCGATTCACAGTGGGAAAGGCCTACAGAATAAGAGTCAGTTTAGAACCATCGCTCCAAAGATTGCGCCCCAAGTCGTGGCACCCAGAGTGCTGCCAAGCACGGTGCCCTCACTCTCTGATCAGGCGAATCCAGGCCCTTCCCTCGGCTCCAAGCCCCTGGGGATGCCCCCGCCGAATTATGCGCTGATGCAGCTGGCTGGCCAGGAAGGGACCTTCTCGCTGATTGCTCTGCCGCACATGGCCTCAGCTCAGCCGATCCAGAAACCCCGGCTGCCTCTGCCCGAGAACCTAAAGCTGCCCATCCCCCGGTACCAGCCCCCAAGACCCGGCAAAGGAGTCAGCAAGAAGCCGGGGCTTGGTTCCTCCTCCGAGAGGGGCTGCAGCAAACCTGCCCAAACCCAAGCAGTCCCTACCCCACCTGAGCATCCTGAGCCCCCGCACAAGCCCAACCCACCCAAGCCGGCACCAGACCAAGCCCCAGCTACGCTGACCAACAGGAGTGGCCACCGAGACCCCAGGCCTCCAGGGACCAGCAACCACGGAGGTTGGACTCCTCCTGCCACCCCAGCACTGGCCACACCGGAGGAGCCTTCTGCCGAGCAGGGCCCCCCGAAGAGTTCAGGAAGAGCGAaagttccaggcaagaaaaccccCAGGAAACCTGCTGTTGCCAGTGAAAAACCTCAAGAACCGGTTGATGCCACCAAAGCCATTTTGTCGTCACCAGGCGTCATTGGAAACGCAGTCCAGGTGCCCTCTTCCGTCCCCAGAGGTAAACTGCCCATCCTACCCTACTCGAGAGTGAAGACCACGCAGGTTTGCAGGAGCGGAGCCGCAGTGAACACTGCGCATGTCCCCTTCCTTGGGCTCAGGACTGCTGGAGACCAGACCCCTTCCATCCCGGAAGGCTTCAGTGCGGCCCCACAGGCTGTGGGGGACAGGGGCCCTGCCCCACCAGCTCCCGGGCAGAGCCCTGGCGACAGTGCCTTCTGTCCAGCCACCAAGCCCGACCTTAACCACAAAACGAAACTGAACGGTGAGACagtgaagagaagaggaagaaaacgCAAGGGCCCAGACGAACTTTTGACATTtcaggggaaaaggtggaaatgtGTCCTTAGTTGTAAAGACAGCAAAGAAAGAGTCAAAAGTGATCCCCAAGAATCCAGGGACCAAAAACCGGAGGCCGTGAAAAAATACCGGAGCATCATGCCCAAACCTGTCCTGGTCCTGCCAGCCCTGGCCTCACCCCCGGCCACCCTCCAGCCCCTGCCACCTGGGAGCTTGGGACACGTGTCTTTCGATCACTCCCTGGCCCCCAAGCATCTGGACTGGAAGGAGGACGGCCAGCCCCCAAAGCTCGACTCTGCCTTCAGAAACGGGTTCTCCGGCCTCAGGAAGACTTGGCACAGGTGCCACGTGTGTGACCACCCCTTCCCGTCCAAGCAGCACCTCCGCGAGCACACGAGTGCACCCCCGGACAGCCGGCCCTACAGCTGCCGGCTCTGCAGAAAGGTGTACAAGCGGCGGGGCAGCCTGAGCGCGCATGTGCGGCTGCACCACGGGGACTCCCGACCCAGGAAGCTTGTGTGCTGCGAGTTCTGCGCCAAGGTGTTCGGCCACGTCAGAgtgtacttcggccacctgaaaGAGGTGCACGGTGTGGCCATCAGCACCGAGCCCTCCCCCTGCGAGCCGCAGCCGGGGGACCTGCCGAGGACCCCTTGCGAGGTGGAGGGACTGGTGGAGAG GGAGATCAAGTCCAGCCTGGAAGAAGACCTCATGAACCAGAATGACGAGGCCAGGTTCCAGATCAGATGTGGTCGCTGTCAGATCACTGCCCAGTCTCTGGCTGAAATCAAGTTCCACCTGCTTTCCGTTCATGGCGAGGAAATCCAGGGCCAGTTGCCAGAGGAGCGCTCACCCTCCCCCAGAAGCAGAGCAGCTCAGGGAGAACTGACTAAACAGGCTGCTCCTTTCTGGAAACGTCCTGAGAGAAGGAAGCTGCTCAGGCATCATCCCTCAGCTGGGGAGTTCTGTGCAGTCCCCAGACTGAAAAGACAACTTTACCTCTATCATCAGAACGACATGGAAACACTCACGAAACAGGAACAAGCCCAGCCAGGACCCAGTGAGCCCAGGGGAGACCCCCAGGGCCCCAGGTGTCCTGGCCCCCAGGCTGCCCTCCCCCTGCTCCACTCTGGCTTTAACTGTGTCCTTTGTGTGCAGATACTaggaagcaaagaagagctacttctccactgggagcGGCAACACAAGTGTGAGGACCCCCccaaactgtggacaattttcAGCACGCTCTCCAACCAGGGAGTTGTCCAACTTTCCAGCAAAACCGGAAAATGA
- the ZNF438 gene encoding zinc finger protein 438 isoform X1: MQSSFSIPPKDQDLSLLPSPVEKLLTQKMLESPGKTTCTGEPNIPPGAIHSGKGLQNKSQFRTIAPKIAPQVVAPRVLPSTVPSLSDQANPGPSLGSKPLGMPPPNYALMQLAGQEGTFSLIALPHMASAQPIQKPRLPLPENLKLPIPRYQPPRPGKGVSKKPGLGSSSERGCSKPAQTQAVPTPPEHPEPPHKPNPPKPAPDQAPATLTNRSGHRDPRPPGTSNHGGWTPPATPALATPEEPSAEQGPPKSSGRAKVPGKKTPRKPAVASEKPQEPVDATKAILSSPGVIGNAVQVPSSVPRGKLPILPYSRVKTTQVCRSGAAVNTAHVPFLGLRTAGDQTPSIPEGFSAAPQAVGDRGPAPPAPGQSPGDSAFCPATKPDLNHKTKLNGETVKRRGRKRKGPDELLTFQGKRWKCVLSCKDSKERVKSDPQESRDQKPEAVKKYRSIMPKPVLVLPALASPPATLQPLPPGSLGHVSFDHSLAPKHLDWKEDGQPPKLDSAFRNGFSGLRKTWHRCHVCDHPFPSKQHLREHTSAPPDSRPYSCRLCRKVYKRRGSLSAHVRLHHGDSRPRKLVCCEFCAKVFGHVRVYFGHLKEVHGVAISTEPSPCEPQPGDLPRTPCEVEGLVEREIKSSLEEDLMNQNDEARFQIRCGRCQITAQSLAEIKFHLLSVHGEEIQGQLPEERSPSPRSRAAQGELTKQAAPFWKRPERRKLLRHHPSAGEFCAVPRLKRQLYLYHQNDMETLTKQEQAQPGPSEPRGDPQGPRCPGPQAALPLLHSGFNCVLCVQILGSKEELLLHWERQHKCEDPPKLWTIFSTLSNQGVVQLSSKTGK; encoded by the exons GCGAACCAAATATCCCTCCTGGGGCGATTCACAGTGGGAAAGGCCTACAGAATAAGAGTCAGTTTAGAACCATCGCTCCAAAGATTGCGCCCCAAGTCGTGGCACCCAGAGTGCTGCCAAGCACGGTGCCCTCACTCTCTGATCAGGCGAATCCAGGCCCTTCCCTCGGCTCCAAGCCCCTGGGGATGCCCCCGCCGAATTATGCGCTGATGCAGCTGGCTGGCCAGGAAGGGACCTTCTCGCTGATTGCTCTGCCGCACATGGCCTCAGCTCAGCCGATCCAGAAACCCCGGCTGCCTCTGCCCGAGAACCTAAAGCTGCCCATCCCCCGGTACCAGCCCCCAAGACCCGGCAAAGGAGTCAGCAAGAAGCCGGGGCTTGGTTCCTCCTCCGAGAGGGGCTGCAGCAAACCTGCCCAAACCCAAGCAGTCCCTACCCCACCTGAGCATCCTGAGCCCCCGCACAAGCCCAACCCACCCAAGCCGGCACCAGACCAAGCCCCAGCTACGCTGACCAACAGGAGTGGCCACCGAGACCCCAGGCCTCCAGGGACCAGCAACCACGGAGGTTGGACTCCTCCTGCCACCCCAGCACTGGCCACACCGGAGGAGCCTTCTGCCGAGCAGGGCCCCCCGAAGAGTTCAGGAAGAGCGAaagttccaggcaagaaaaccccCAGGAAACCTGCTGTTGCCAGTGAAAAACCTCAAGAACCGGTTGATGCCACCAAAGCCATTTTGTCGTCACCAGGCGTCATTGGAAACGCAGTCCAGGTGCCCTCTTCCGTCCCCAGAGGTAAACTGCCCATCCTACCCTACTCGAGAGTGAAGACCACGCAGGTTTGCAGGAGCGGAGCCGCAGTGAACACTGCGCATGTCCCCTTCCTTGGGCTCAGGACTGCTGGAGACCAGACCCCTTCCATCCCGGAAGGCTTCAGTGCGGCCCCACAGGCTGTGGGGGACAGGGGCCCTGCCCCACCAGCTCCCGGGCAGAGCCCTGGCGACAGTGCCTTCTGTCCAGCCACCAAGCCCGACCTTAACCACAAAACGAAACTGAACGGTGAGACagtgaagagaagaggaagaaaacgCAAGGGCCCAGACGAACTTTTGACATTtcaggggaaaaggtggaaatgtGTCCTTAGTTGTAAAGACAGCAAAGAAAGAGTCAAAAGTGATCCCCAAGAATCCAGGGACCAAAAACCGGAGGCCGTGAAAAAATACCGGAGCATCATGCCCAAACCTGTCCTGGTCCTGCCAGCCCTGGCCTCACCCCCGGCCACCCTCCAGCCCCTGCCACCTGGGAGCTTGGGACACGTGTCTTTCGATCACTCCCTGGCCCCCAAGCATCTGGACTGGAAGGAGGACGGCCAGCCCCCAAAGCTCGACTCTGCCTTCAGAAACGGGTTCTCCGGCCTCAGGAAGACTTGGCACAGGTGCCACGTGTGTGACCACCCCTTCCCGTCCAAGCAGCACCTCCGCGAGCACACGAGTGCACCCCCGGACAGCCGGCCCTACAGCTGCCGGCTCTGCAGAAAGGTGTACAAGCGGCGGGGCAGCCTGAGCGCGCATGTGCGGCTGCACCACGGGGACTCCCGACCCAGGAAGCTTGTGTGCTGCGAGTTCTGCGCCAAGGTGTTCGGCCACGTCAGAgtgtacttcggccacctgaaaGAGGTGCACGGTGTGGCCATCAGCACCGAGCCCTCCCCCTGCGAGCCGCAGCCGGGGGACCTGCCGAGGACCCCTTGCGAGGTGGAGGGACTGGTGGAGAG GGAGATCAAGTCCAGCCTGGAAGAAGACCTCATGAACCAGAATGACGAGGCCAGGTTCCAGATCAGATGTGGTCGCTGTCAGATCACTGCCCAGTCTCTGGCTGAAATCAAGTTCCACCTGCTTTCCGTTCATGGCGAGGAAATCCAGGGCCAGTTGCCAGAGGAGCGCTCACCCTCCCCCAGAAGCAGAGCAGCTCAGGGAGAACTGACTAAACAGGCTGCTCCTTTCTGGAAACGTCCTGAGAGAAGGAAGCTGCTCAGGCATCATCCCTCAGCTGGGGAGTTCTGTGCAGTCCCCAGACTGAAAAGACAACTTTACCTCTATCATCAGAACGACATGGAAACACTCACGAAACAGGAACAAGCCCAGCCAGGACCCAGTGAGCCCAGGGGAGACCCCCAGGGCCCCAGGTGTCCTGGCCCCCAGGCTGCCCTCCCCCTGCTCCACTCTGGCTTTAACTGTGTCCTTTGTGTGCAGATACTaggaagcaaagaagagctacttctccactgggagcGGCAACACAAGTGTGAGGACCCCCccaaactgtggacaattttcAGCACGCTCTCCAACCAGGGAGTTGTCCAACTTTCCAGCAAAACCGGAAAATGA